The DNA window CACAACCCATTACCGGTCAGATGGACGCAAGCCCGTACTTCGCAGCTATTATCCCAACCGGGGCCAATGGACCTGCAACTTCCAACGAGAAGTAAGGTTACCATTGCCGTGAACCTTGGATGGCTTAATATGCTTTCGCTTTGCCATTTCACAGATATAAATGTAGTGTGTAATAATTACTCATTGCAATAAGAAATGAACTCCCAGTCCAATAAACATGCCCGCCTGGGCCGCCGACTGCGCGACATCCGAACCCACCTGGGCGAAACCCAGACCGCCTTCGCCGAACGCTTCGGCCTCAAACGCCATGACATCGCCAACTACGAGCGCGGTCGCGCCGACCTCCCCTCACGACTCGTGGGCAGCCTGGATAAACTCGGCTTCAACATCAGCTGGCTACTCACCGGCACCGGCGGCATGCTCCGCGGAGGGATTCCCACACCCAACTCCTCAGATCTGGTGCTGGTGAGCCGCTACGACGTCCGCGTTGGCGCGGGACACGGTACCTTCGTGATCGGCGAAGACGTGGTCGGCTCCGTGGCCTTCAAAAGAGATTGGATCAAAGAACGCGGACTGAACTCCAACAACCTGGCCCTGGTGGATGTAGTGGGCGATTCCATGGAAAAAGTCCTGCGCGAGGACGATGTCGTGCTCATCGACCTCAGCCAGGCTGAGATCGTCAGCGGCAAGGCCTACGTCATCCGCATCGGCGACGAACTGCTGGTCAAGTACCTCCAGTACCTGCCCGGCGGCCTCATCCAGGTCTTCAGCGAAAACAGCGCCGTCTATCCCCCCTTCACCGTCGCCAAAAAGGACCTGGGAACCGAAATCTTCGTCATCGGCCGGGTCGTGGCCTCGGCCCACATGTGGTAGCCGCCCCTCAAACACCCACCCAGTCCCGGCTGACCACTGGATATACCCACCGGAAATACTTTACCTTTATCGCCTATGATCGCCACCTCCCGGCTGAAAATCTTCGCCACCACCCTGGTGGTCACCCTGTTTCTCTTCTTCACCAGCGCCTATATCTCCCTGAAACTGGGCGCCATGCCCTGGCCCATCGTCTTCTCCATTGTGGTTTCCGCCGGCCTGCTGCGCCTGTTCTCAAAGAAGATCAACCGGCACGATGTCAACATGGCTCAGGCCGGGGGTACTATCGGCGGTCTCATGGCCGCCGCCGTGGCCTTCGTGCTTCCTGGGCTCTACCTCCATCCCCCCCAGAACCTGCCCTCGGTCTGGACCCTCGGTCTACTGGCCGGCGCCGGCGGACTACTGGGCGTACTCCTCTCAGACCGGGTGCGACCCCACTATATTGACCAGGAGAACCTGCCCTACCCGGCCGGCCGGGCCGGCGGCGAACTGATCCGCGAAGGCTTCGACCGCGGTACCCTGTTTGCCTTCGTGGTCCTGGCCGGACTGCTTACCGGCGCCTTTACCTTCCTGCGGGATCACTTCGACATCTACCTGGTGCCGGTCACTATCGGCTCCCTCCTGCTGCCCTTCCTGATCGCCCCCATGGGGGTCGGAGCCGGCTATATCCTGGGCGCCCGCACCGGCATTAACTGGCTGGCCGGGGCCGTCATCGCTATCGCTATCCTCGTCCCGCTGGGCGGCCTGCTGGCAAAACCACTGGGACTTGATGCCGGCATCACCCCCCAGCTGTGGGCCCAGAACATCGGCATGGGACTGGTCCTCGGCTCGGGACTGGCACACCTCCTCTTTCATGGCCGCTTGCACTGCCTGACCGCCCTGTTCAGCCGCCACCACCCCCAGATCCCCGTCCTGGCCTTGTCAGCCGCGGCCCTGGCGCTCCTGATAACAGCCGGCCTGACATGGTGGGGCGCACTGCTCGCCCTGGCCCTGGCCTGGCTACTGGTACCGGTCGCCGCCCAACTCAC is part of the Candidatus Neomarinimicrobiota bacterium genome and encodes:
- a CDS encoding XRE family transcriptional regulator; protein product: MNSQSNKHARLGRRLRDIRTHLGETQTAFAERFGLKRHDIANYERGRADLPSRLVGSLDKLGFNISWLLTGTGGMLRGGIPTPNSSDLVLVSRYDVRVGAGHGTFVIGEDVVGSVAFKRDWIKERGLNSNNLALVDVVGDSMEKVLREDDVVLIDLSQAEIVSGKAYVIRIGDELLVKYLQYLPGGLIQVFSENSAVYPPFTVAKKDLGTEIFVIGRVVASAHMW
- a CDS encoding OPT/YSL family transporter; protein product: MIATSRLKIFATTLVVTLFLFFTSAYISLKLGAMPWPIVFSIVVSAGLLRLFSKKINRHDVNMAQAGGTIGGLMAAAVAFVLPGLYLHPPQNLPSVWTLGLLAGAGGLLGVLLSDRVRPHYIDQENLPYPAGRAGGELIREGFDRGTLFAFVVLAGLLTGAFTFLRDHFDIYLVPVTIGSLLLPFLIAPMGVGAGYILGARTGINWLAGAVIAIAILVPLGGLLAKPLGLDAGITPQLWAQNIGMGLVLGSGLAHLLFHGRLHCLTALFSRHHPQIPVLALSAAALALLITAGLTWWGALLALALAWLLVPVAAQLTGATNLDPLEQFGILAAFVVAGAYALLHLPLPQPAPYIIAFFVAVTTAVAGDIGHDFKSAQVVGTRSRYIVQADLLAVAAIIPAVPVLIAIIRDTFTPELFTATLPAPQAKMVYNTFSGLIHLPTFFGTMGGALLLEGLRR